From Pseudomonas sp. StFLB209, a single genomic window includes:
- the benC gene encoding benzoate 1,2-dioxygenase electron transfer component BenC, translated as MHKIALNFEDGVTRFIDAAATETVADAAYRQGINIPLDCRDGACGTCKCFAEAGRYELGEDYIEDALTEDEAAQGYVLTCQMRAESDCVIRIPASSDVCKTRQASFEAAISQVEKLSDSTIALKIKGESLSQLAFLPGQYVNLKVPGSEQSRAYSFSSLQKNGEVSFLIRNVPGGLMSSFLTGMAKAGDSMTLAGPLGSFYLRDIKRPLLLLAGGTGLAPFTAMLEKIVEQGSEHPLHLIYGVTHDSDLVEMDVLADFATRIPDFSYSACVSSPDSSYPHKGFVTHHIEPKHLNDGDVDVYLCGPPPMVEAVSQFIREQGITPANFYFEKFAASAA; from the coding sequence ATGCACAAGATTGCCCTGAATTTCGAAGACGGCGTGACCCGTTTCATCGACGCCGCTGCCACCGAGACGGTTGCTGATGCGGCCTATCGGCAAGGTATCAATATCCCGCTCGATTGCCGTGACGGCGCTTGCGGCACCTGCAAGTGTTTCGCCGAAGCCGGCCGCTACGAGCTGGGCGAGGACTATATCGAAGACGCATTGACTGAAGACGAAGCCGCACAAGGCTATGTACTGACCTGCCAGATGCGCGCTGAAAGTGACTGCGTGATCCGTATCCCGGCGTCCTCGGATGTGTGCAAGACCCGCCAGGCCAGTTTTGAGGCGGCGATCAGCCAGGTCGAGAAGCTCTCCGACAGCACCATCGCCCTTAAAATCAAAGGTGAGTCGCTGAGCCAGCTGGCGTTTCTGCCTGGTCAGTACGTCAACCTCAAGGTGCCGGGCAGCGAGCAAAGCCGCGCCTACTCGTTCAGCTCATTGCAGAAAAACGGCGAGGTCAGCTTTCTGATCCGCAACGTGCCGGGCGGGTTGATGAGTAGCTTCCTGACCGGTATGGCCAAGGCCGGCGACAGCATGACCCTGGCCGGCCCGTTGGGCAGTTTCTACCTGCGTGACATCAAGCGCCCGCTGTTGCTGCTGGCTGGTGGTACGGGGCTGGCACCGTTCACCGCGATGCTGGAGAAAATAGTGGAGCAGGGCAGCGAGCACCCACTGCATCTGATCTATGGGGTGACCCATGACAGCGACCTGGTGGAGATGGACGTGCTGGCCGATTTCGCCACGCGGATTCCCGACTTCAGCTACAGCGCCTGTGTGTCCAGCCCGGACAGCAGTTACCCGCACAAGGGCTTTGTCACCCATCACATCGAGCCCAAGCATCTCAACGACGGCGACGTTGATGTCTACCTGTGCGGCCCCCCGCCGATGGTCGAGGCGGTCAGCCAGTTCATCCGCGAGCAGGGCATCACGCCGGCGAACTTCTATTTCGAAAAATTCGCCGCCAGTGCGGCCTGA
- the benA gene encoding benzoate 1,2-dioxygenase large subunit, which produces MSLGFDYLNSLLQEDKEQGIFRCKREMFTDARLFDLEMKHIFEGNWIYLAHESQIPEVNDFLTTSIGRQPIFIARNKDGELNAFLNACSHRGAMLCRHKRGNKSSYTCPFHGWTFNTNGKLLKVKDPKDAGYPASFNCEGSHDLTRVARFESYRGFLFGSLNADVLPLVEHLGESAKIIDMIVDQSPEGLEVLRGSSSYIYEGNWKLTAENGADGYHVSAVHWNYAATQNQRKLREAGEEIKTMSAGSWGKTGGGFYSFDKGHLLLWTRWANPEDRPLFERRDELAKDFGQARADWMIQNSRNLCLYPNVYLMDQFSSQIRIARPIAVDKTEITIYCIAPKGESSEARAKRIRQYEDFFNVSGMATPDDLEEFRSCQMGYQGSRGWNDMSRGAAHWIEGADAAAQEIELKPLLSGVRTEDEGLFVLQHKYWQQTMLKAVADEPQLIPVEAV; this is translated from the coding sequence ATGTCCCTGGGATTCGACTACCTGAACTCACTGCTCCAGGAAGACAAGGAGCAGGGCATCTTCCGCTGCAAGCGTGAGATGTTCACCGATGCGCGCCTGTTCGATCTGGAGATGAAGCACATCTTCGAAGGCAACTGGATCTACCTGGCCCACGAGAGCCAGATCCCTGAGGTCAATGATTTTCTGACCACCAGCATCGGTCGCCAGCCGATCTTCATTGCCCGCAACAAGGACGGCGAACTCAACGCCTTTCTCAATGCCTGCAGCCATCGCGGCGCGATGCTGTGCCGGCACAAGCGCGGCAACAAATCCTCCTATACCTGCCCGTTCCATGGCTGGACGTTCAATACCAACGGCAAACTGCTCAAGGTCAAGGACCCCAAGGACGCCGGTTATCCGGCAAGCTTCAACTGCGAAGGCTCCCATGACCTGACCCGCGTGGCGCGGTTCGAGTCTTACCGGGGCTTTCTGTTCGGCAGCCTGAATGCCGATGTGCTGCCGCTGGTCGAGCACCTGGGCGAGTCGGCGAAGATCATCGACATGATCGTCGATCAGTCGCCTGAGGGCCTGGAAGTGCTGCGTGGTTCCAGCAGTTATATCTACGAAGGCAACTGGAAGCTGACCGCCGAAAACGGCGCCGATGGCTACCACGTCAGCGCCGTGCACTGGAACTACGCTGCCACCCAGAACCAGCGCAAGCTGCGTGAAGCCGGTGAAGAGATCAAGACCATGAGCGCCGGCAGTTGGGGCAAGACCGGTGGCGGGTTCTACTCCTTCGACAAGGGCCACCTGCTGCTCTGGACCCGTTGGGCCAACCCGGAAGACCGGCCGCTGTTCGAGCGCCGCGACGAACTGGCCAAGGACTTCGGCCAGGCCCGTGCCGACTGGATGATCCAGAACTCGCGCAACCTGTGCCTGTACCCCAATGTGTACCTGATGGACCAGTTCAGCTCGCAGATCCGCATCGCCCGGCCGATTGCGGTGGACAAGACCGAGATCACCATCTACTGCATCGCCCCCAAGGGTGAGAGCAGCGAGGCCCGTGCCAAGCGGATTCGTCAGTACGAAGACTTTTTCAACGTCAGCGGCATGGCCACCCCGGACGACCTGGAAGAATTCCGCTCGTGCCAGATGGGCTACCAGGGTTCACGGGGCTGGAACGACATGTCGCGCGGCGCCGCGCACTGGATCGAGGGCGCTGATGCCGCCGCCCAGGAAATCGAACTCAAACCGTTGCTGTCCGGGGTGCGCACTGAAGACGAGGGTCTGTTCGTGCTGCAACACAAGTATTGGCAGCAAACCATGCTCAAGGCCGTAGCTGACGAACCGCAACTGATCCCTGTGGAGGCTGTGTGA
- the benB gene encoding benzoate 1,2-dioxygenase small subunit, with the protein MSALYETVRDFLYREARYLDDADWDNWLELYSSDATFWMPAWDDNDELTQDPQKEISLIWYGNRGGLEDRVFRIKTERSSATIPDTRTSHNISNIEVLEQDDGQCKVRFNWHTLSFRYKTVDSYFGTSFYTLDIRGGQPLIRAKKVVLKNDYVRQLIDVYHI; encoded by the coding sequence ATGAGCGCCCTGTATGAAACCGTGCGGGATTTTCTGTACCGCGAGGCGCGCTACCTGGATGACGCCGACTGGGACAACTGGCTGGAACTGTACAGCAGCGACGCGACCTTCTGGATGCCGGCCTGGGACGATAACGACGAGCTGACCCAAGACCCGCAAAAGGAAATCTCGCTGATCTGGTACGGCAACCGTGGCGGCCTGGAAGACCGGGTGTTCCGGATCAAGACCGAACGCTCCAGCGCAACCATTCCCGACACCCGCACCTCGCACAACATCAGCAACATCGAAGTGCTGGAGCAGGACGACGGGCAGTGCAAGGTGCGTTTCAACTGGCACACCCTGAGCTTTCGCTACAAGACCGTCGACAGCTATTTCGGCACCAGCTTCTACACCCTCGATATCCGCGGTGGGCAGCCCTTGATCAGGGCCAAGAAAGTGGTGCTCAAGAACGACTACGTACGTCAGCTGATCGACGTTTATCACATCTGA